One genomic segment of Oncorhynchus masou masou isolate Uvic2021 chromosome 16, UVic_Omas_1.1, whole genome shotgun sequence includes these proteins:
- the LOC135557901 gene encoding synaptotagmin-14-like isoform X2, with translation MAFFKSFGQNLPSVNISSILDSVSSRVDDLASAVSDATYSVSDQLTELSDQVIKKVQTEEEEATEATEGAQDSKEGKAQEGIADSFRSKIKRQASEACSSLADYSSNLSQSNDSKNNQSSDVTAEDYVPAQLEWVWKDGGWRVVKPGESSAEDKEKEEKRKQEEKTKKEEKEKRKAEKDKKKEERLKQEEEKKNSHQETIEEEPEDKETSSLSKETHTASQNKEGQKEDKSNGVHQSEDHSDPPQSFCPEEESRASQKKNKGKAEEEEENEMNPEGDGETEPAMSPASEKNKKKSDKKKEKVKGKKESKKTNKEDKEQSCPERGSEEDSEEDRPGGHSEPSAQHRASVWDNRHKHTSEASAGQANSIQRMRRGSPLNELQPPPYQDENSPVRVSRSRSGAGGLGESSPDVNGTQRSSEASVDPDTESYLNKGYDEDVPSDSTAVLGPEDGSTSHLHVGYEPEPLAKYGTLDVAFEYDSGEQRLAVTVTAATDIPALKQTGNIAWQVHLVLLPTKKQRAKTGVQRGPCPMFTETFRFTRVEQGALADHAVRFRLYSVRRMKKEKVLGEKVFYLTKLNLQGKMALPVTLEPGTALTGCGSLVSVSRSVAALSYRSTWDSTPEILLGLIYNSTTGRLSAEVIQGRQFNNTASDKPPNTYVKLTMLDSKGKDMSKCKTSVCRGQPNPTYKETFVFQVALFQLSEVSLVVSVYSRRSSMKAREKVGWLSLGFNSTGEEQQAHWSQMKDAEGQQVCHWHTLLES, from the exons ATGGCGTTCTTCAAGAGCTTTGGGCAGAACTTACCATCTGTAAACATCTCCTCCATCTTGGATTCAGTCAGCAGCAGAGTGGACGACCTAGCCAGTGCTGTCAGTGATGCCACCTATAGCGTCAGTGACCAGCTGACCGAGCTCAGCGACCAGGTCATCAAGAAGGTGcagacggaggaggaggaggctacaGAAGCGACAGAGGGGGCCCAGGACAGCAAGGAAGGAAAGGCCCAGGAAGGGATAGCAGACTCATTCAGGAGCAAAATCAAGAGGCAGGCTTCTGAGGCCTGCTCAAGCTTGGCAGACTACAGCTCCAACCTCAGCCAATCCAATGACTCGAAGAATAACCAATCGAGTGACGTGACAGCAGAGGACTATGTTCCAGCCCAATTGGAATGGGTGTGGAAAGATGGAGGCTGGCGAGTGGTAAAACCAGGGGAGAGTTCTGCAGAGGACAAGGAAAAGGAGGAGAAAAGGAAGCAGGAGGAAAAGAcgaagaaagaggagaaggagaagagaaaggcagagaaagacaagaagaaggaggagaggctgaaacaggaggaagagaagaaaaaTAGCCATCAAGAGACCATTGAGGAAGAGCCTGAAGATAAAGAAACCAGCTCATTGTCGAAAGAGACCCACACTGCTAGTCAGAACAAAGAGGGCCAGAAAGAGGACAAATCCAATGGGGTCCACCAGAGTGAGGACCATAGTGATCCACCACAATCTTTTTGCCCTGAGGAAGAGTCGAGAGCATCCCAAAAGAAAAACAAGGGGAAagctgaagaggaggaagagaatgagATGAATcccgagggagatggagagactgaaCCTGCTATGTCTCCCGCTTCTGAGAAAAATAAGAAAAAGAGTGACAAGAAGAAAGAGAAAGTGAAAGGGAAGAAAGAGAGCAAGAAGACGAATAAAGAGGATAAAG AGCAGAGCTGCCCAGAGCGTGGCTCTGAGGAGGACAGTGAAGAGGACAGACCAGGGGGACACTCTGAACCCTCAGCCCAGCACAGAGCCTCAGTCTGGGACAACCGACACAAACACACCAGCGAGGCCTCCGCCGGACAAG CCAACAGCATCCAGCGGATGAGACGAGGCTCTCCCCTCAACGAGCTCCAGCCACCCCCGTATCAGGACGAGAATAGTCCGGTCCGGGTGTCTCGCTCGCGTTCTGGGGCGGGGGGTCTGGGGGAGTCGTCCCCAGACGTTAATGGTACACAGCGCTCCAGTGAGGCCAGCGTTGACCCGGACACTGAAAGTTACCTCAACAAGGGCTATGATGAGGATGTACCTAGTGACAGCACTGCCGTCCTGGGACCAGAG GATGGTTCAACCTCCCATCTTCACGTAGGCTATGAGCCCGAGCCACTGGCCAAGTATGGCACGCTGGACGTGGCCTTCGAGTACGACTCGGGCGAACAACGCCTTGCCGTCACTGTCACCGCAGCAACCGACATCCCCGCACTCAAACAGACAGGGAACATTGCGTGGCAG GTGCACCTGGTGCTGCTGCCCACTAAGAAGCAACGGGCCAAGACGGGGGTGCAGAGGGGGCCGTGTCCCATGTTCACAGAGACCTTCCGCTTCACCCGGGTGGAGCAGGGGGCGCTGGCGGACCACGCCGTCAGGTTCCGTCTCTACAGCGTTAGGAGGATGAAGAAGGAGAAGGTACTGGGAGAGAAGGTGTTCTACTTGACCAAACTCAACCTGCAGGGCAAGATGGCGCTGCCCGTTACACTGGAGCCTGGCACAGCACTAACG GGCTGTGGATCGTTGGTGAGTGTGTCTCGCAGCGTGGCAGCTTTGTCCTACCGCTCTACATGGGACTCCACACCAGAGATCCTGCTGGGCCTCATCTATAACTCCACCACTGGCAGGCTCTCTGCAGAGGTCATCCAGGGCAGACAGTTCAACAACACAGCCTCAGACAAACCTCCCA ACACCTATGTGAAGCTGACTATGCTGGACTCCAAGGGCAAGGATATGTCCAAGTGCAAGACGTCAGTGTGCCGTGGTCAGCCCAACCCCACCTACAAGGAGACCTTTGTCTttcag GTGGCCCTCTTCCAGCTCTCCGAGGTTTCCCTGGTGGTGTCGGTGTACAGCCGAAGGAGCAGCATGAAGGCCAGGGAGAAGGTGGGCTGGCTGTCCCTGGGGTTCAACAGCACTGGAGAGGAGCAGCAGGCACACTGGAGCCAGATGAAGGACGCCGAGGGACAGCAGGTGTGCCATTGGCACACCCTCTTGGAATCTTGA
- the LOC135557902 gene encoding cytosolic 5'-nucleotidase 1A-like — protein sequence MSEIKPTDPAATNAGEEKDWAAAKAFFDSLKTRKPRPPKPQYAVTIAVSSRTLFNMVAERKIYEEEGVEKYVTFQQEHENEPLMPGVAFPLVKALMTVNSRLRQLYPDSEELFDIVLMTNNHAQVGVRLINSINHYDLTIERFCMTGGKSPIGYLKAYMTNLYLSKDGEKVTEAIEEGIAAATMFASGDVENQLSDTQLKVAFDGDAVLFSDESEIIVKQHGLDTFFEHEKEFENKPLAQGPLKCFLEALGKLQRKFYAKNERMTCPIRTYLVTARSAASSGARVLKTLRSWGLEIDEALFLAGAPKGPLLQKIRPHIFFDDQMFHIEGAKELGTIAAHVPYGIGQKYHKGELIEQPDKDVKDKK from the exons ATGAGTGAAATCAAACCTACCGATCCAGCAGCCACTAACGCTGGAGAGGAAAAGGACTGGGCCGCAGCAAAAGCCTTTTTTGACAGTTTAAAAACAAGGAAACCTCGACCC CCCAAACCCCAATATGCCGTCACTATCGCCGTCTCTTCTCGCACCCTGTTCAACATGGTTGCGGAGCGGAAGATCTATGAGGAAGAGGGGGTCGAGAAGTATGTGACGTTTCAACAGGAGCACGAGAATGAGCCGCTCATGCCAGGTGTGGCGTTCCCTCTCGTGAAG gctCTGATGACGGTAAACTCCAGACTGAGGCAGCTCTACCCCGACAGTGAGGAGCTGTTTGACATCGTCCTGATGACTAATAACCACGCCCAGGTCGGTGTGCGCCTCATCAACAGCATCAACCACTACG ATTTAACCATTGAGAGATTCTGTATGACTGGAGGGAAAAGCCCCATTGGCTATCTGAAGGCCTACATGACCAACCTGTACCTCTctaaggatggagagaaagtcACTGAGGCCATTGAGGAGG GCATTGCTGCAGCGACCATGTTTGCATCTGGAGATGTGGAGAACCAGCTTTCTGACACACAGCTGAAAGTAGCTTTTGACGGGGACGCAGTCCTCTTCTCTGACGAGTCAGAGATCATCGTGAAACAACACGGCCTGGACACGTTCTTTGAGCACGAGAAGGAATTTGAGAACAAACCACTTGCACAG GGTCCCTTGAAGTGTTTCCTGGAGGCGCTGGGGAAGCTCCAAAGAAAGTTCTACGCCAAGAACGAGCGTATGACCTGCCCCATTCGTACCTACCTGGTAACAGCCCGCAGTGCAGCCAGCTCAGGGGCCCGTGTCCTCAAGACCCTCAGGAGCTGGGGCCTGGAGATCGACGAAGCCCTGTTCCTAGCCGGGGCCCCCAAAGGGCCTCTCCTGCAGAAGATCCGGCCCCACATATTCTTTGATGACCAGATGTTCCACATCGAGGGAGCCAAGGAGCTGGGGACCATCGCTGCACACGTGCCTTATGGGATAGGACAGAAGTATCACAAGGGGGAACTTATTGAGCAGCCTGACAAAGATGTCAAAGACAAGAAGTAA
- the LOC135557901 gene encoding synaptotagmin-14-like isoform X1: MAFFKSFGQNLPSVNISSILDSVSSRVDDLASAVSDATYSVSDQLTELSDQVIKKVQTEEEEATEATEGAQDSKEGKAQEGIADSFRSKIKRQASEACSSLADYSSNLSQSNDSKNNQSSDVTAEDYVPAQLEWVWKDGGWRVVKPGESSAEDKEKEEKRKQEEKTKKEEKEKRKAEKDKKKEERLKQEEEKKNSHQETIEEEPEDKETSSLSKETHTASQNKEGQKEDKSNGVHQSEDHSDPPQSFCPEEESRASQKKNKGKAEEEEENEMNPEGDGETEPAMSPASEKNKKKSDKKKEKVKGKKESKKTNKEDKEQSCPERGSEEDSEEDRPGGHSEPSAQHRASVWDNRHKHTSEASAGQANSIQRMRRGSPLNELQPPPYQDENSPVRVSRSRSGAGGLGESSPDVNGTQRSSEASVDPDTESYLNKGYDEDVPSDSTAVLGPEDGSTSHLHVGYEPEPLAKYGTLDVAFEYDSGEQRLAVTVTAATDIPALKQTGNIAWQVHLVLLPTKKQRAKTGVQRGPCPMFTETFRFTRVEQGALADHAVRFRLYSVRRMKKEKVLGEKVFYLTKLNLQGKMALPVTLEPGTALTGCGSLVSVSRSVAALSYRSTWDSTPEILLGLIYNSTTGRLSAEVIQGRQFNNTASDKPPNGLFCCIKQLIGGQLYIMRDTYVKLTMLDSKGKDMSKCKTSVCRGQPNPTYKETFVFQVALFQLSEVSLVVSVYSRRSSMKAREKVGWLSLGFNSTGEEQQAHWSQMKDAEGQQVCHWHTLLES, from the exons ATGGCGTTCTTCAAGAGCTTTGGGCAGAACTTACCATCTGTAAACATCTCCTCCATCTTGGATTCAGTCAGCAGCAGAGTGGACGACCTAGCCAGTGCTGTCAGTGATGCCACCTATAGCGTCAGTGACCAGCTGACCGAGCTCAGCGACCAGGTCATCAAGAAGGTGcagacggaggaggaggaggctacaGAAGCGACAGAGGGGGCCCAGGACAGCAAGGAAGGAAAGGCCCAGGAAGGGATAGCAGACTCATTCAGGAGCAAAATCAAGAGGCAGGCTTCTGAGGCCTGCTCAAGCTTGGCAGACTACAGCTCCAACCTCAGCCAATCCAATGACTCGAAGAATAACCAATCGAGTGACGTGACAGCAGAGGACTATGTTCCAGCCCAATTGGAATGGGTGTGGAAAGATGGAGGCTGGCGAGTGGTAAAACCAGGGGAGAGTTCTGCAGAGGACAAGGAAAAGGAGGAGAAAAGGAAGCAGGAGGAAAAGAcgaagaaagaggagaaggagaagagaaaggcagagaaagacaagaagaaggaggagaggctgaaacaggaggaagagaagaaaaaTAGCCATCAAGAGACCATTGAGGAAGAGCCTGAAGATAAAGAAACCAGCTCATTGTCGAAAGAGACCCACACTGCTAGTCAGAACAAAGAGGGCCAGAAAGAGGACAAATCCAATGGGGTCCACCAGAGTGAGGACCATAGTGATCCACCACAATCTTTTTGCCCTGAGGAAGAGTCGAGAGCATCCCAAAAGAAAAACAAGGGGAAagctgaagaggaggaagagaatgagATGAATcccgagggagatggagagactgaaCCTGCTATGTCTCCCGCTTCTGAGAAAAATAAGAAAAAGAGTGACAAGAAGAAAGAGAAAGTGAAAGGGAAGAAAGAGAGCAAGAAGACGAATAAAGAGGATAAAG AGCAGAGCTGCCCAGAGCGTGGCTCTGAGGAGGACAGTGAAGAGGACAGACCAGGGGGACACTCTGAACCCTCAGCCCAGCACAGAGCCTCAGTCTGGGACAACCGACACAAACACACCAGCGAGGCCTCCGCCGGACAAG CCAACAGCATCCAGCGGATGAGACGAGGCTCTCCCCTCAACGAGCTCCAGCCACCCCCGTATCAGGACGAGAATAGTCCGGTCCGGGTGTCTCGCTCGCGTTCTGGGGCGGGGGGTCTGGGGGAGTCGTCCCCAGACGTTAATGGTACACAGCGCTCCAGTGAGGCCAGCGTTGACCCGGACACTGAAAGTTACCTCAACAAGGGCTATGATGAGGATGTACCTAGTGACAGCACTGCCGTCCTGGGACCAGAG GATGGTTCAACCTCCCATCTTCACGTAGGCTATGAGCCCGAGCCACTGGCCAAGTATGGCACGCTGGACGTGGCCTTCGAGTACGACTCGGGCGAACAACGCCTTGCCGTCACTGTCACCGCAGCAACCGACATCCCCGCACTCAAACAGACAGGGAACATTGCGTGGCAG GTGCACCTGGTGCTGCTGCCCACTAAGAAGCAACGGGCCAAGACGGGGGTGCAGAGGGGGCCGTGTCCCATGTTCACAGAGACCTTCCGCTTCACCCGGGTGGAGCAGGGGGCGCTGGCGGACCACGCCGTCAGGTTCCGTCTCTACAGCGTTAGGAGGATGAAGAAGGAGAAGGTACTGGGAGAGAAGGTGTTCTACTTGACCAAACTCAACCTGCAGGGCAAGATGGCGCTGCCCGTTACACTGGAGCCTGGCACAGCACTAACG GGCTGTGGATCGTTGGTGAGTGTGTCTCGCAGCGTGGCAGCTTTGTCCTACCGCTCTACATGGGACTCCACACCAGAGATCCTGCTGGGCCTCATCTATAACTCCACCACTGGCAGGCTCTCTGCAGAGGTCATCCAGGGCAGACAGTTCAACAACACAGCCTCAGACAAACCTCCCA ACGGTCTGTTTTGTTGTATAAAACAGCTAATAGGGGGACAACTTTATATCATGAGAG ACACCTATGTGAAGCTGACTATGCTGGACTCCAAGGGCAAGGATATGTCCAAGTGCAAGACGTCAGTGTGCCGTGGTCAGCCCAACCCCACCTACAAGGAGACCTTTGTCTttcag GTGGCCCTCTTCCAGCTCTCCGAGGTTTCCCTGGTGGTGTCGGTGTACAGCCGAAGGAGCAGCATGAAGGCCAGGGAGAAGGTGGGCTGGCTGTCCCTGGGGTTCAACAGCACTGGAGAGGAGCAGCAGGCACACTGGAGCCAGATGAAGGACGCCGAGGGACAGCAGGTGTGCCATTGGCACACCCTCTTGGAATCTTGA
- the LOC135557901 gene encoding synaptotagmin-14-like isoform X3: protein MPPSFKHKNNLSPVFTPSLWFNLEQNIMAVDGGGGRSCGVHELICARRVSPELLGVLSSIAAFVAVMALFFLYLSNKLSVESASELPCLDDYRPNQQEQSCPERGSEEDSEEDRPGGHSEPSAQHRASVWDNRHKHTSEASAGQANSIQRMRRGSPLNELQPPPYQDENSPVRVSRSRSGAGGLGESSPDVNGTQRSSEASVDPDTESYLNKGYDEDVPSDSTAVLGPEDGSTSHLHVGYEPEPLAKYGTLDVAFEYDSGEQRLAVTVTAATDIPALKQTGNIAWQVHLVLLPTKKQRAKTGVQRGPCPMFTETFRFTRVEQGALADHAVRFRLYSVRRMKKEKVLGEKVFYLTKLNLQGKMALPVTLEPGTALTGCGSLVSVSRSVAALSYRSTWDSTPEILLGLIYNSTTGRLSAEVIQGRQFNNTASDKPPNGLFCCIKQLIGGQLYIMRDTYVKLTMLDSKGKDMSKCKTSVCRGQPNPTYKETFVFQVALFQLSEVSLVVSVYSRRSSMKAREKVGWLSLGFNSTGEEQQAHWSQMKDAEGQQVCHWHTLLES, encoded by the exons ATGCCCCCCTCCTTCAAACACAAGAATAACCTCTCCCCAGTTTTCACCCCTTCGCTTTGGTTCAATCTGGAACAGAACATAATGGCGGTTGATG gtggtggagggaggagctgTGGCGTGCATGAGCTCATCTGTGCCAGAAGAG TGTCTCCAGAGCTGCTAGGAGTCCTATCCTCCATTGCGGCCTTCGTGGCCGTGATGGCTCTATTTTTTCTTTACCTCAGCAACAAGCTGTCAGTGGAGAGTGCCAGCGAGCTGCCATGCCTCGACGACTATAGGCCCAACCAGCAAG AGCAGAGCTGCCCAGAGCGTGGCTCTGAGGAGGACAGTGAAGAGGACAGACCAGGGGGACACTCTGAACCCTCAGCCCAGCACAGAGCCTCAGTCTGGGACAACCGACACAAACACACCAGCGAGGCCTCCGCCGGACAAG CCAACAGCATCCAGCGGATGAGACGAGGCTCTCCCCTCAACGAGCTCCAGCCACCCCCGTATCAGGACGAGAATAGTCCGGTCCGGGTGTCTCGCTCGCGTTCTGGGGCGGGGGGTCTGGGGGAGTCGTCCCCAGACGTTAATGGTACACAGCGCTCCAGTGAGGCCAGCGTTGACCCGGACACTGAAAGTTACCTCAACAAGGGCTATGATGAGGATGTACCTAGTGACAGCACTGCCGTCCTGGGACCAGAG GATGGTTCAACCTCCCATCTTCACGTAGGCTATGAGCCCGAGCCACTGGCCAAGTATGGCACGCTGGACGTGGCCTTCGAGTACGACTCGGGCGAACAACGCCTTGCCGTCACTGTCACCGCAGCAACCGACATCCCCGCACTCAAACAGACAGGGAACATTGCGTGGCAG GTGCACCTGGTGCTGCTGCCCACTAAGAAGCAACGGGCCAAGACGGGGGTGCAGAGGGGGCCGTGTCCCATGTTCACAGAGACCTTCCGCTTCACCCGGGTGGAGCAGGGGGCGCTGGCGGACCACGCCGTCAGGTTCCGTCTCTACAGCGTTAGGAGGATGAAGAAGGAGAAGGTACTGGGAGAGAAGGTGTTCTACTTGACCAAACTCAACCTGCAGGGCAAGATGGCGCTGCCCGTTACACTGGAGCCTGGCACAGCACTAACG GGCTGTGGATCGTTGGTGAGTGTGTCTCGCAGCGTGGCAGCTTTGTCCTACCGCTCTACATGGGACTCCACACCAGAGATCCTGCTGGGCCTCATCTATAACTCCACCACTGGCAGGCTCTCTGCAGAGGTCATCCAGGGCAGACAGTTCAACAACACAGCCTCAGACAAACCTCCCA ACGGTCTGTTTTGTTGTATAAAACAGCTAATAGGGGGACAACTTTATATCATGAGAG ACACCTATGTGAAGCTGACTATGCTGGACTCCAAGGGCAAGGATATGTCCAAGTGCAAGACGTCAGTGTGCCGTGGTCAGCCCAACCCCACCTACAAGGAGACCTTTGTCTttcag GTGGCCCTCTTCCAGCTCTCCGAGGTTTCCCTGGTGGTGTCGGTGTACAGCCGAAGGAGCAGCATGAAGGCCAGGGAGAAGGTGGGCTGGCTGTCCCTGGGGTTCAACAGCACTGGAGAGGAGCAGCAGGCACACTGGAGCCAGATGAAGGACGCCGAGGGACAGCAGGTGTGCCATTGGCACACCCTCTTGGAATCTTGA